In a single window of the Bacillota bacterium genome:
- a CDS encoding ABC transporter permease — MARFLIKRIIFSVFTIIFVATLTFFLMNLVPGGPFTDEKSSAISTRKAMEIKYGLDKPMLVRYKNYMLSVAHGDFGESIKMKGRSVSNIIAEKFPVSAELGGIAVIIAILIGMPLGIIAAFERKKTADNLILFFSTLLMSVPSFILGTVLLIFFGVDLKIFPTFGLSSPLHYILPVITLALYPAANITRLMRTSMIEVLNKDYIKTAYAKGLCSRSVISKHALRNAVIPVITDLGPMTAYILTGSFAVESIFSIPGLGGEFINSITSRDYPLIMGVTIFLAVIMVLVNLLVDFSYHLIDPRIRLN, encoded by the coding sequence GTGGCTAGATTTCTTATTAAAAGAATAATTTTTTCGGTTTTTACGATTATATTCGTCGCCACGCTGACCTTTTTCTTAATGAATTTGGTGCCAGGCGGCCCCTTTACAGATGAAAAATCGTCTGCCATTTCAACAAGAAAAGCAATGGAGATAAAGTATGGTCTTGATAAACCAATGTTAGTTCGTTATAAAAATTACATGTTAAGTGTTGCACATGGGGATTTTGGCGAATCAATAAAGATGAAGGGCAGGTCAGTATCAAATATAATAGCAGAAAAATTCCCCGTTTCGGCAGAGCTTGGGGGAATAGCTGTTATTATCGCAATCTTGATCGGCATGCCGCTTGGCATTATTGCCGCTTTTGAACGCAAAAAGACGGCGGACAACCTTATTTTATTTTTTTCAACTTTATTAATGTCGGTTCCCAGTTTTATTCTCGGAACGGTGCTACTGATCTTTTTCGGAGTTGATTTAAAAATTTTTCCGACTTTTGGACTTTCTTCGCCCCTTCATTACATATTGCCGGTTATAACACTTGCGCTTTACCCTGCCGCAAACATAACAAGGCTGATGAGAACAAGTATGATCGAGGTTTTAAATAAGGATTATATAAAAACCGCTTATGCAAAAGGATTATGTTCACGTTCTGTCATATCTAAACACGCATTAAGAAATGCAGTGATACCCGTTATAACAGATCTCGGACCTATGACGGCTTATATATTGACGGGAAGTTTCGCAGTTGAATCAATCTTTTCAATTCCGGGTCTTGGCGGTGAGTTTATAAATTCAATTACAAGCAGAGACTATCCGCTTATTATGGGTGTTACAATTTTTCTTGCCGTGATAATGGTTTTGGTAAATCTTTTAGTCGATTTTTCTTATCACTTGATTGACCCCAGGATAAGGCTGAACTGA
- a CDS encoding ABC transporter ATP-binding protein, producing MSEKLVEVFDLSKSFPVKMGKVKNIKAVDDVSFYINRGETLGLVGESGCGKSTVGKTVLRLYEPTSGRIIYDNSDITHADMKPYRKKTQMIFQNPFSSLDPHMTVEEIIGEPIDIHHIVKNKEERKRQILKMLEAVGIGGENLKRYPHEFSGGQQQRISIARALAVSPEFIVCDEPVSSLDVSVQAQILNMFKRLKDEKGLTYLFISHDMSVISYLSDRIAVMYLGIIVEIAGSNELLSHPAHPYTQALLSLIKDHENVLKGEMPSPIIRPSGCPFCTRCRRVTSACSEYVPKLKDIGNNHFSACRLSN from the coding sequence ATGAGTGAAAAATTAGTAGAAGTTTTTGACCTTTCAAAATCATTCCCTGTAAAAATGGGCAAAGTCAAAAATATAAAAGCGGTTGATGATGTCAGCTTTTATATCAATAGAGGAGAGACGCTGGGACTGGTTGGGGAGTCTGGATGTGGGAAATCAACGGTGGGCAAAACTGTATTAAGGCTATATGAGCCAACGTCCGGTAGAATTATATACGACAACAGCGATATAACTCATGCAGATATGAAACCATACAGGAAGAAAACGCAGATGATTTTTCAGAATCCTTTTTCTTCATTAGATCCACATATGACTGTTGAAGAAATAATCGGTGAACCGATAGATATACACCATATCGTTAAAAACAAAGAGGAGAGAAAAAGACAAATATTAAAGATGCTGGAAGCTGTTGGCATCGGAGGGGAAAACTTAAAAAGATATCCCCATGAATTTTCCGGCGGGCAGCAGCAGCGAATTTCCATTGCAAGGGCACTTGCTGTTTCGCCTGAGTTTATAGTTTGCGACGAGCCGGTATCCTCTCTTGACGTTTCAGTTCAGGCTCAGATCTTAAACATGTTTAAGCGTTTAAAAGATGAAAAGGGATTGACATATCTGTTTATATCACACGATATGTCAGTAATAAGTTATCTAAGTGACCGCATTGCCGTAATGTATCTTGGAATAATAGTGGAAATTGCAGGCAGCAATGAGCTTTTGAGTCATCCCGCGCATCCTTACACACAAGCGTTGTTATCTCTAATTAAAGACCATGAAAATGTTCTTAAAGGGGAGATGCCAAGCCCGATAATTCGGCCATCAGGCTGCCCTTTTTGTACCAGATGCCGGAGGGTTACATCGGCTTGCAGCGAGTATGTGCCAAAGCTAAAAGACATTGGGAATAACCATTTTTCGGCCTGCCGCCTGTCAAATTAA
- a CDS encoding ABC transporter permease, giving the protein MINDIKNSFSLQLKPDSFAKVDKEKIFRSSNINYRRKYINLKAITSLIILALILILAFIVPLFYPYSYSEQLRNCENLKPFQFSSYEMSLIDNGTKLFPHVFGTDNLGRDMAARVLTGARISMFIGVFASLLVMIIGSIYGAISGYFGGALDLVMMRIVDIIYTLPDILIVILLSVSLKVPLNKAVEHNHALSAIGANLISVFIAFGLLYWGSAARIVRGQIMSIKQCEFITAARAYGASSSRIITKHLIPNCIDTIIVIATLQVPTAIFTESYLSFLGLGVSAPMPSLGSLAADAVNGISLYPYRLIAPAAAITIIIFAFNMLGDGLRDMFDVKEAFIED; this is encoded by the coding sequence ATGATTAATGATATAAAAAATTCATTTTCCCTGCAGCTTAAGCCGGACAGTTTTGCTAAAGTAGACAAAGAAAAAATATTCAGAAGTTCTAATATTAATTATAGAAGGAAGTATATAAACTTAAAAGCAATAACTTCGTTGATTATTTTAGCATTAATTTTGATTTTGGCTTTTATTGTACCGCTTTTTTACCCTTATTCGTACAGTGAACAGCTCAGAAATTGTGAAAATTTAAAACCTTTTCAATTCTCAAGCTATGAAATGTCGTTAATTGATAACGGGACAAAGCTTTTTCCGCACGTTTTTGGAACTGATAATTTAGGGAGAGATATGGCGGCTCGTGTTCTCACGGGGGCTCGTATATCTATGTTTATAGGCGTTTTCGCAAGCCTGTTAGTAATGATTATTGGATCGATATATGGGGCAATTTCTGGATATTTTGGAGGAGCGCTTGACCTTGTAATGATGCGGATAGTGGATATAATTTATACTCTGCCCGACATTCTTATTGTTATATTATTGTCAGTATCGCTTAAAGTTCCGTTAAATAAAGCAGTTGAACATAATCATGCTCTAAGTGCAATAGGAGCAAATCTTATTAGTGTATTTATTGCGTTTGGACTGCTTTACTGGGGGTCGGCAGCACGTATAGTAAGAGGACAGATAATGTCGATTAAGCAGTGCGAGTTTATAACGGCTGCCAGAGCATACGGAGCATCCAGTTCAAGGATAATAACAAAGCATTTGATACCTAACTGCATCGATACAATAATTGTTATTGCGACTCTTCAAGTGCCGACGGCGATTTTTACCGAAAGCTATTTGAGTTTTCTTGGACTGGGAGTGAGCGCACCAATGCCTTCTCTTGGGTCATTAGCAGCTGATGCTGTAAATGGAATATCTCTTTATCCGTATAGGCTCATCGCTCCGGCGGCAGCAATCACCATTATTATCTTTGCGTTCAATATGCTTGGAGATGGACTTAGAGATATGTTTGATGTAAAGGAGGCTTTCATTGAAGACTGA
- a CDS encoding ABC transporter ATP-binding protein: MKTDMLLEVNNLTIKFDSPAGEIRAVNDVSFSLKKGETLGIVGESGSGKSVLAHSIMGLLPKNAKSSGSVKFNSTVILGMPDKLIRNIRGKEIGIIFQDPTTSLNPVLTIGAQIKEVITLHKNIRNKQAQEQVYDLLTKVGISDAEKRAGQYPHELSGGMCQRVMIAMAVACEPALLIADEPTSSLDVTIQMQILKLIKEIQERTNMSLIMISHNIGVASDFCDRVSVMYGGRIVESGKTSEILESPVNPYTVGLFNCIPCLNGQTLKPIEGSLINLNKIAAGCPFAPRCGSCMTMCLTNYPPELSISGDHKCSCWLNFKKVYEGNFHE; the protein is encoded by the coding sequence TTGAAGACTGACATGCTTCTTGAAGTTAATAATCTTACCATCAAGTTTGATTCACCAGCAGGTGAGATCAGGGCAGTAAATGATGTATCATTTTCACTGAAAAAGGGTGAAACACTTGGAATAGTCGGTGAAAGCGGGAGCGGAAAGAGTGTTTTGGCTCATTCAATTATGGGGTTATTGCCTAAAAATGCTAAATCAAGCGGATCTGTCAAATTTAATAGTACGGTAATTTTAGGGATGCCAGATAAGCTTATTCGAAACATACGGGGAAAAGAAATAGGGATTATTTTTCAAGATCCAACTACTTCATTAAATCCAGTTCTTACAATTGGCGCTCAGATAAAAGAGGTTATAACACTGCATAAAAATATCCGAAATAAACAGGCACAAGAGCAGGTTTATGATCTTCTGACTAAAGTAGGTATAAGTGATGCTGAAAAGAGAGCAGGACAATATCCACATGAACTATCCGGCGGCATGTGCCAGCGGGTTATGATTGCGATGGCGGTGGCTTGTGAACCCGCCCTTCTTATTGCCGATGAGCCTACCTCGTCCCTCGATGTTACTATTCAGATGCAAATTCTTAAACTTATAAAGGAAATACAAGAAAGAACGAATATGTCCTTGATTATGATTTCCCATAATATTGGAGTTGCTTCTGATTTTTGCGATCGTGTTTCGGTAATGTATGGGGGAAGGATCGTTGAGTCAGGCAAAACTTCAGAAATATTGGAAAGCCCGGTTAATCCGTATACTGTGGGGCTTTTTAATTGTATACCATGCTTGAATGGTCAAACACTTAAGCCTATTGAGGGATCTTTAATAAACCTAAATAAAATAGCCGCGGGTTGTCCCTTTGCACCGCGATGCGGAAGCTGTATGACAATGTGCTTGACAAATTATCCCCCGGAGTTATCGATTTCAGGAGACCATAAGTGTTCATGCTGGTTAAACTTTAAAAAAGTTTATGAAGGTAATTTCCATGAGTGA